In Telopea speciosissima isolate NSW1024214 ecotype Mountain lineage chromosome 10, Tspe_v1, whole genome shotgun sequence, the DNA window taattttctctaaaatgtattatatcacttattctcttcatatataatatattgtatAACAAAATCTGAGtgacatttaaaatttataatatatatatgggaagtagttttctgtctgggagtgtggcctacgccagcactcccatgtgtctagaaaaagtcataaatactcacccattaattaatgccttgaaactcccaccctctcacatacacggtttacacgaccgtgtatgaaaccttttcccatatgttttatagtataacttaaaacaaggtcggcacgggctgggccaggcttagctcgaggcctcaaccttgacccGAACCGACCCtcactcagggccagaaatttccagccctgacccgccctcagggccaaatatttcagcccaggccctgtttgggctcacGGCGGGTTGGGGaggacagggccaaacttgcacccctactgcGGCCCTGTCCTGTCGTCGTGCTTCCTCACACAAGCAGCACGCAATGATCTCCCTAcccactgcccgggtggggtatGGTGGTCATTGCGTGCCTTCCTCTGTGAGGAAGCACGACGGCAGGACGAGCAGCGCCTCTCTTCCATCACCCCTACGTTGCTTTGTCAAAGAATCCTCTCTCATATttaatataaaagaaaatctACATGTCACTTTGCTTAGTGAAAGAcaatgcttcactatttgccatgGGTAAGTCGTTGTGAGTTAGGAATGAGTATCAAATCAAACATCTCATTGGTATAATTAAAGCTAAAAATGAGTGTTTGAACTTTTAAGTGGTTTTTTAccacatcaaaaaaaaaaaacttttgaagTGGTTacatttacaaaaataaaaacaaaatgcCATTTGTATTTATATTCATTTCCATGTGAttgtattttcataattttactAAGACTTTGAATTAGAGTTAGAGCCACCCTACTATTGTATTTTGGTTAAAATTTGACAACCAAGATGGCAGTAGAGTCTTCTATCACATGGGATAACTCATGgattgccaagtggcaaataatGAAGTATTATTCTTATATAATGACGCTTAGAAGGTTAGAAGGACCCTTAATTTAACGATATTAATaattaacaaaattaaatattgaaggccttcttccttcttaaactcaaaatatgttttttgggtaaattacttATACACCCCCTGAACTATGGCCCaatgaatttttatcgtatACGGTTCTCTgatcggtgcggttccctagtgcctctcacaagaggagggtggaccccactcgacAGAGTGTTTGGTCAGTGCcctgggtgggtcccaccccctcttgtgagaggcactagggaaccgcaccagtcagggaaccgtagacgataacgattcatGGCCCGATTGTTTCACACCCACAAAGTTTGAAACTATTACTTGAAACCCCATAAAACTTGATGGTGTTAATCTGTTGTTagtggttgaatggaaaagGCCATTATACCTTTATGAGTTGTTCAATTGAAACTTATGAAATAaaatgaccaacttaccctTTAAAGGTTTTAACTGGAAGAAAAAAACGGAAGAAAAGGGATTGGGATGGGCAAcacggatttggatcctctattgtcgagctACCCGACAGGAccatgctgcccagacacggtgctgcgtgcaatgtctgccttacccctatccaaacgccttgcccaagtggAGGTAAGGCAATCTTTGCACGCAGtaccatgtctgggcagcacgatcCTGTCGGGCAGCTCAACAGTGGAGGATCTGGTTCCTGGGGGAACACATGGTGAAAAGTAAATAAATCAAGGGACATTGATGGCTGAATCACTCACACCATTCCCAATTAACATCTCCTTCACCTGATCGTACGTTGACAATTGAGATGCAGTCACAATCATGGTCCTGTTCACCGTTAACGATGATCCTCTCCACAGGCTCGTGACCCTTTCTTGTTCTGTCATCTGCGAGATCGCATCCACAACACCCTTGTAATTCCTGCGCTGCGCCACCGGCAGCCGACTGTCGGCTTGCATGCACACCATGGCCACATCGGCTGGGTTGCCAACGACAACGCCAATTCCGCCTGAGGCCTGTTGGTATCTTGCACACGAGTGGCATGTTTCGTGAGTTAGGGTCGGTCCATTGTTGCTTGAGTACGTCGTAGAGGCTCATACGAGTGGTGGAGTAGAGTGTTTGGCAGAGGACCGTTGCAGAGACGCCGAAAAAGAGGGCGGCGACGTCTTCAATCTGGACAATTTTGACGCCAATGGCGATGGAGCCCAttttggtggtggaggtggcggtggAACGTGTATGACGGCTGGAGCAGTGGTTGCAGATGAGGCATTGAAGGCGAAAACTAGACGGAGAGTCTGAATGGTTGAAGGTTTGCGGACATGGGATTCTCCATAGAGCTGCACGTGGACCTTGATGAAGTTGAGTGGGTGGGTCGAACCCCCTGCTATAATCGAAGCGATCCCTTCTTCTATGAAACCTTTGAGACACATCTCACAATCTGAAAGATCTGTGTTTGATTTGAATATTCAACTAATTAAACCCAAGTTTTCAATAACATTGGTGGTCTTTTCTTGTGGTTTCttaggggaaaaaaatcctctaccTGTTTCAGCTTTTTCTATTGTTCTCTGTtgatatttatataatatatcgATCCCCTCACGATCCAAGAAAATCCTATGTTACACAGTTCGAATGGCCAACAGAGCTTGAGAGAAGCCGGATTGAACAAGCCTTAATTTGGCTTCAAGCCCTCGAATCAGGTAAGTTTTTCTTCAACCTCTGGTAAAATCCATGCCCTTTTCCAAAACTCAAATgtgcttgaaaaaaaaatcatagacgTCATTTCGTCTTGTGGATTCTCAAGAGGATCCGTTGAATCCACGGTTTGACATTTTGAGACTTATGAGACCGCTTTGGGAGAGAAAGCTGtcagtaggggtgcaagtttggccttgctAGCCCGAACCCatcctggcccgccctgagctcGAACAAgacctgggttgagatatttggccatGAGGGTGGGTCAGTGTTGGAAATTTATGACCTtgagtcagggttgaggccttgggctaagcctggcccggcccacccaaccctgttttaagttatactataaaaaatatattgatataatatatatggaagaatgttctttgtgccgcagcgcagcctgcacccaggcacatgggctgGGTGgtcatgaatttttatcctctcctgttacagcacggtgctgtaacgcatcgtgcggcggctgcagaggccatgtgcaccatgtggggcccgttGTGCCACATGGCTTCTGCAACACCGTACGATGCAGTACAATatcgtgctgtaacaggagaggataacgattcgggTGGTCATTgagcccacccccatgtgcctaggcgcaggctacattgcggcatagagaacaatgccccaatatatatattataaactttaaacgtcacccatATTTTGTTATGTAATATATTGGGGTGTTGTCACTGTgtcgcagcgcagcctgcgcccaggcacatgggggtgggtgcaatgaccaccctgcccccctgcacaggctgcccatgtgcctggggcTAGGGCGCAGGTtgtgctgcggcacaaagaacgtCCTCCCTAATATATTATACGTTGTTTGATTTTAATCGTCCATTTAAGCAATTAAAATCTCAACCGTTGGACTTTTTTTTATCTCAATTAACCGAGTCATCTTGTTACCGGTATGCCTTCTCTCCCGCTAACCTCTGCAAAACCCTGTGACAATCTCTGCAAACCCTTGAAACCACAAAATCAAACCAGATTTGTAACTTCATGTACTCGTAAGAAACCCTTGAGCAACTGCATCTCGGATCATGAGTTTTCAAAAGACATCGTTGATGTTACAATTGCTGAGATGGCCAAGAAGATCATAGTTTCATTTCTAGAAGCCGCAGCTACAAGAGATTAAAGATATGATCCTcgcaagtcttcttcaagaaattGGCTAAGGTTCTGACTTTTACTGGTTTTAACATGGATGAAAGTCTCATGCCAATAATTTATTTGGTTAGATACAAAGACCCAAGCTTTGAGATTACATCTCAAGTCTGTCATCATTAAGGAACAAAATGGATATTACTCAAAGGCTAAAGCTTCAGAATAGACTTGGAAATTGGAACGTCCCAATCCTTGATATGATCTTGATTAGAAACACACACCCATCATAAATAGACATGGGacccatcgtcttcttctttgtgCTTTGGCTTACCGTTTCCGTTCTCTTTAGTTCAGTCGTCACCGCAGATGGCCGAAGATACGGTGGGCAGCTTGCGACCTATTCCAATGCCGTCGAACGGAGTTCGGTACATGCTATTGATTTTTCAGAAAGGCGACTCTCACCCGTTGTCTCTAAGGATTTTGATCTTTACAAGCATATGCCTTCCAGCACATGCGTTGCCTCCTTCGACGATAGCAACATCGTTTTTAATCTCTCACTTCATCCCCTCTCTCGACAGCAAGAACTTTAGCACTTCTGGAAACTCTTACAATTCCACCCATAACTCCAATCTGAGTAGGGAATAGCATTGTTGATGGGTTGTCTACATACagtaaaataaaaactgaacCTGTGTCACCGTAATAGCAAGTAACGATTCATTTTTATTCATATTCATTGGATGGTCGAGATTAATCTTATTCTAGATGTACGGTTATTATTAAAAAGACGTGAAAATAACTTTGCAGAACGCATGTTCTGCTGCCACTCACCCATAAGTAATATAAAGAATTTTACAGTAAATTACACGGCAATCCCCAGAAGTTTGTCCTAAATATAGTGCGACCCttatgttttcaaaatatacgTACACCCAACACCTTTAAGTGGACGGTGTtaagtataaaatttaaatgataattttacccttcaattaaaataactCTATTCTAATCTTATACTTTTCTAATATTGGAACCCACCACtatttcttcctattcttctttcttcttcttcttcaccaccgccccaccaccgctgcaacctccGACCAAACCCACTATTGTCTCTACCATCCTCTGCCCTCCTCCAGTAACCCCAACAATTTGAGTAAAATGCCCTTATAGAGCTCTGCGACTTATCATAGAATCCCTCACAGTTCACCGAGAAGCTTGAATGGATCACTCCTCTCCCCCACACCCGCCCCTCTTCTGTACCTTACCCTTTTCCAACTCCATCTCCACCATGCCCTCCCACCCCTTTCTTCCCCGACAGTTTTGTCTCACTTATATTGGGGCTGCAGAACTGCAGATATCCCATTTTAAAGAAGTGGAGCAACAACCAGTTAACAGATCAAACTAGCAGGAATGGAACAGCAAGCACAAATCAACCTTAATTGGTCAATgtaaagaagaatagaagaagaagccctctGAAACGAACCCAGTTTCCTCTTAACCAGACTATTTCATTGCTCGAGGAGCTTCTGGTTTCGAGAGGAGCCTTTACGGGGTTCGTCAGGTGCGAATCTGGAGATGAAGGTGACGATGGTAGGGTGGTGGGGCGTTTAGGGTTGGGGTTTGAGAAGGTGTTGGTGATGTCAAGAGGACGGCAGGGAGAGGAGTTGGGGGTATATGTGTAGCGTTCAATGAGAATTTTTTCTGAAATTATTGAGTAAAAGGGAGGAGATTCAAGTTGCAGATTGGTAAGTTGTGAAGGGTTTAGACTTGGAGAAATACATGGGGCGGTGATTCGGTGGTACAAGATTGTTTCTTTCCCTTCAAGATTTCAGCCCAAGGACAGTGTCAACAGAAGGCCATTTATACAAGGTTTCTTAATCTGCCCCAGTCTTGCAACTTTGCGTCTCCTCAGGCCTAATCCAACTCTGAGTTCTCTCACATTCACACCTGGGTTCTTTTGGGTTCGTGTTAGATAAACCCCAAATCATACCTACCCAAACATAGTGAAGAACACTTCGTCCACAGATTCACACGTCAACGGCTGAAAAAGGCCAAATACAAAGAACGAACAGCTCAGACTTATCCATCATTGGTgatagatttgaagaagatgGCGCGATGCAGATCGCCAGAATCCTAAATCTGCGACTGATTCGAGCAGCAAgggaagggggtgtgaagttCGGGTTGCCCTATGGGTAAAATGGTACGCTAACATCCCATTAAGGGTATATTTatcattttaaggcatcaatggCCAATCCGTCAGCAACCAACAGGAATGCTCTAACAGAGTGGGGTTGAGTGTATCAAGTACCCTAAATTCAGGAGTTCAATATGTATATTTTGGAAACATAGGGAGTCACACTATATTTAtggcaaacctcaaggggtcaCTATATAATTTATCCtaaattttattatagtgttattttacgtaaaattggtAATTTTTTGAATGGTccattctagcccatgcatttccttccttctctccatgatcaaggccaatcagaGTCAACCCGGCCCGACCTGAGGGCTggtcaggattggatttttaAAGCCCCGagtcaaggttgggttgggccctgagcccagctaaggggactcagagttgggctagagtttcataaAGCCCgatccaacccgaccctgttgcagccctagctATGAGTTTGTTTCCTAGTCAGTGAGGGTTTGATATCGACTTCAACCTCAAATTAGGTCCACCACTGGAAACTGAAGGATCTGAAAATCCCATTGAGAATAAAGGTTTTAGTGCATGTAACACCATCGGAGAACCTAATGGTAAGGTTTGCATAACCAACATTGACTGTAACTTGTTTGTGGTCTCAGTCGATGTTCTCGGGTACTTGATTCGTTTTTCTGTCACATTCTTCTCCGACGACGTTTGCAAATCGCCACAGTAGCAACGGATAAAGTGGAGGGCTGTTCAACGATGAAGATGCCTTCCCTTTACTACTACCCTTAAAGAGTAGTTTGGGCATTTAGGAGTTTTCTAACCCATGACGCCATCACTAAACCGTGACTGACTAATGGACATGGGCTGGTTGTAAGAAATCTTAAAATGTAAAAGGGGTTCAAGTAATAGTTTCAAACTTGGGGGTGTCAAACAATCGATAATACAtgggtgtacaagtaatttaccctaataagaaacaggaaaaagataataaaatttGAATAAAACATGCTGCATCTCTCTCTATACACACTCTTTCATCTCAACCTTGTGGACCTACACCATTGGTATCATACCAATTAAATTGGGGGGTTGGGGGACTCTGTTAATGATAGTAAATGAATGTATTACTTCTAATGAATGATGCACTATACTTGTGGCATGTGGGATGGTACTACTTATAACTTTGGAGTTGGATCCTCGGTGGGTAGGAATTGTACGGCCATCATACTGTACGCAACTCCCAGGTTGCCACCTCAACATAGATGCCCATCCAatgcccaaccattggatgggcatcAAGcttatttcaaatttgaattttgagtagCATTTTTTAGGAGTTTGATGGCCAATCAATGGATGGGCATCTGTGCTGAGGTGGTAACCTAGGAGTTGCACATAGCACGATGGCCTCACAACCCAGGCCGCAGAGGAGCCCAATCTTATAATTTTTATCTAGTACCATATAAGATTAAGTTTTCTTTGTGACCATGTGATTAGACTCATatgtcatcattaactcccatatctttaccaaaaaaaaaaaaaaaaactcccatACTAGGGATTCCTTCTTCACTATGGatgaagggaaactcgatctTACTTATATCTAATTTTTTAAAGAATAATCTTATTTCCCAATACATAACTTTTACTTGTTAAACCCTAATTCAAAATGTtaccaaaatataaaaattaaattaaaacctAACGCAAAATAATTAGTATTATTTAAAgatatttattgttattattgttTTCAATTAAAATTGTATTTTATTGTAAATATTTACGTATGTAAGATTTATGTCCAATTCCTCGTAACATTCGGTATCTTGGAttaatgtcattttcaaaatcaataaaaaaaataaaagattggaCAAGAAATTGATACCTTGTCGAATGACCCTTGCGCTAAGCACAaccaggggcatcaacatggatgaaatttttttatttcaagagggGAAGGGACGGTAAATTTATGCAGTCCTATATTTGGGGCACAAGGGCCACGCGATCAGGCAAAtatcttttttctctaaaatgATATAGTAAACAAAGGTGCTCACCAAATCTcattttgtattcttttgcaatatgaaaaCAAAACCTAAACAATATTATGATGCGGTTTAGATTCAATTAGATGCTCTCCTACCTACCCTTGACTAGCAGCTATTCACATTTTCAAATACAAGTGATGTAGGGATTTACAGACCCTTTTCAATCATACATATGCCCACATGGATTTGGAACACCATAACTGAAAATCATAAATAACATACCTTGATTAACGGCGGTTATAGTCAATCCCCAAgctttttccttccctttagcCTTCCACAGCCTTTTCACTGTTTCTCCCATGAGTAGGAATTCAAAACAACAAGTGACGGTTGTGGGGACCTTAGGgttgaatatatattatatcctCCCTGACCCTAACCACACTCCCAAAATGTGTAAGGTCAGTTATACCCCTGACTTAAACCTAGAATGAATTATTGATATTTACCTTATGGGCCCAATAAAGATGAAATATATTAATGaagcccaaaacccaacaatctcccactagGGCAAAATTAATACACATATCTTTATTGGAATTGACCATAATCCTATTTCACTCAAAATACTTTGATTCTTATTAACACCCACTTGTGTCGAACGACAACAGAAGATATGCCTCAATATACGGCATACAATTTTCTGTCATCATAGCCACAAATGACCTATTAACTCGAACCTCTTTGGGTATATGTACCAACAAGGAAACAAGAGCATAACAGGTGATCAGCAAGTACATGCTCATTTCCTCGTAGGTCCTTTACCTTGAAAATCCTCGCATGTAGTACACTTTGATATTAACTCATACTTGGGCTAAACAACCATGAACTGGAGTTAACACCATACTTTGGCTTACCGCCCACGACTTTATCCATCATTTTAAAAGAACTTTGGCTTTATACAGCTTATGGCTAATCGCCACTTCATTATCTTTAGCTAAATACCGCCTAtggttgactgtcattttgttatCCTAGGCTAAATATTACCATCGTGTACATATAAGACATGTCATGCAATAATGTACTAAGAAACCATAACCAATAATTGCATCAAGATGGCAGGAAATACAAAACACTGATTAAACAAAGAGCTCAAATAACAATCAAAAGGGGAGCAACATCCTCCCACTAAACCGACATATCATGAACATGACAGTCATAATCGTCAAAACAACACAGACTCCCACTAAACCTTGGGAATCACACTGCCATCACTTAAACAAACATTACAAGTACTATGTTGTTTGATGCCTCCATGAATCTAGGGACTTTTGGTCACACACTACTAGTTGGTCTCCTAACAACAAGACCTCAGAGAAAACCCTATAGATCGAAACCATGGAAAAGATTCAGTCACCAACTCCCCAGCAGGGACATGAATACCATCGACCTCTCCTTTAGTTACCTTTTCTCTGACAGGAAGATACTTTGTCACTACACGTCTTAAGCTGTTTGCCTTTCGACGTTCCTTTGGGTAGGTAATTTTGCAGAACTCTTGTCTCACCACAACCACAAGGGTTTACGGACAGAGTCAGCAACCTTTTGTTCTGCAATAAATCCCTAACCATACACCCCATTCTATCGCCTCAAAACGCCATCACGCTTCTTACATGGTAGATAGAGCAACCACAGTCTTAACCGTCTACTTGACATCTTTCCATTTCCCTATAGAACTCCTCCAACCATCAAGTAGACACAACCAGAGATCGATTCCATGTCATCAGTTCAACCATTGGAGTCTGAATCGGATTATCCGGCTATCCCAAGTCTGTCATCTCTTCTGTGGGCTAACCCGAAATCCCTAGCACTTAATAAGTACCGCACTACTTTCTTAGCTGCGGTTCAAAGACCCAGTCCTACACCATGGGGTTGGCCAAGTGAcaaataaaacttaaaaaatctAGTGAAATAATGAATTTTTTCTAAGAAGAAATGAACCGcgaaaaaatgaaaggaatataaatcaaagtttgaaaattttaaaatgttgCTCACCAATCTCGATCATTTCCTAGATATTCACGGGTGGTCAAAATTACCACATCACCTTCCATGGCCAAAACTTTATGCCAATCTAAAGACACCATCTAGAACTACTAGTCTATAAAAAGTTGTCTTCCTTCGATGTGGCAAAACTCGATGCTAGTCTAGAgataccaagaaaaaaaaaattggaaaaaaagtTATCGATGCCCTCCCATGTAtgaagaatttttatcctaaccctgttactgcacggtgcagtgcTGCATCATGCGATGGCTGcaaaggccatgtgcaccatgtggggcccactatgccacatggcctctgcagcgccgcacgatgcagcactgcaccgtgcagtaacaggagaggataacgatccCATGTATGAAACCATTCCATCACACCGCTCAGGAACCCTATCCCAAAAATCTTTTAACTTTTTTAGGGAGAGTGGGAGGGGGGATATGAGTAGCTCAATTGGTTATGCTTATGGACCACCCCAAATCAATGTCCATTATGACATTATTGGCATTTACCATCCAATTCGACCAGCCCCATTAACTTAGCTTCAAAGTGAAGTTCATCCTTAACCTCAAAAATGGTAGTGAGCAGTGACAACAATTAATGATCTTTCTTCCAAATTCCCTTCACCTCCTCAGTCTTCTGAAAACGACTTAGAAAGAAGAACATAGTACCAGTTTATAtgaacaaaatccaaaaaatattacaaaaatcAGTGAAGTCTCCACACATGATCAGCTATGATGAGAGAGTCTGTTCACTTCAATTCTTTTATCACCCACTGACCACTACCACCAACCGAATATAACAAATCAATCACATACTTATTCACAGATATGGTGTATTGTGTGTCCATTGCTTACCTTCAACGTTAAGCACTCCCCAAGTCTCAACAACTGAATTCATTCACGACTTTAAACAAACATACAACGCGCATAAAGATAACACACCCTTCCTTTCACTTTCACTATCATAGTTCCTTGCAGACCTGCACAGAACTTTCTTCTATCCATGGAggacaactcacaactcacaaccaTGGTCATGTTGCTCCTCCTGCTTCTCTTCCTTTCGGAGTCCAAAATGGCGACTGCGGCTCACTGTACCACCATTACACCCACCAAGACATATCAGAAGTGCATGACACTACCTACCCAGGAAGCCTCCATTGCATGGACCTTTTATCCTCACAATGCCACCCTCGATCTCGTCTTCTTCGGGAACTTCATCTCCCCCTCTGGTTGGGTTGCTTGGGGAATCAACCCTTCTACTCCGGAGATGACCGGCACCCGCGCCCTCATCGCCTTCCCCGACCCCAACTCCGGCGTAATCATTGTCCTTCCGTACATCCTCGACCCCACCGTGAAGCTCCAACGCTCACCTCtcctctctcacacactcgaCACCCACCTCCTCTCTTCCTCCGCCGCCCTCTTCAGCGGCCGTACCGCCACCGTACACGACGGCGCCTCCGTCCAAATCTACGCCACACTGAAGCTCGTCCCAAACAAGACCAAGATCCACCACGTCTGGAATCGGGGCCTCTACGTGCAGGGCTATTCCCCAACCATCCATCCCACCACAGCTAACGACCTCTCCTCCGTTGCCACCATCGACGTCTTGTCAGGCGCCGCCTCCGCAAGACACAACGACATCAAAACCCTGAAAACCGTGCACGGCATCCTGAATGCCGTCACTTGGGGGTTCTTGCTGCCCGTGGGAGTCGTCACGGCGAGATACCTCCGACACATAAACGCATTGGGGCCTGCTTGGTTCTATGCTCACGCGGGTATTCAGCTATCGGCGTTCCTGATTGGTACCGCAGGGTTCGCCATTGGAGTCCGGCTTGGGGCTTTGTCTCCAGGAGTGGAGTATGGTATCCACCGGAAGCTTGGATTTGCGGCATTTTGCTTGGCGAGTTTGCAGACATTGGCATTGTTGTTTAGGCCCAAGACTACAAACAAGTTTCGCAAGTACTGGAAGTCATATCACCATTTTGTTGGGTATGGATGTGTGGTGTTGGGGGTTGTGAATGTGTTTCAGGGTTTTGATGTGATGGGTATTAGCAGGTCTTATGCTAAGTTGGGTTACTGTTTGGCTCTGTCTACCTTGATCGGAGTTTGTATAGCTTTGGAGGTGAATGGGTGGGTGGTTTTCTGCAGGAAATCCAAGGAGGAGAAGATGAGGAGGGAAGGATTGGTGGGGACACTTGAAAAAGACAATGCAAGCCATaattgagtgtttttttttttgttaattttattttttgagatgAGCTTAATGGATAACTTTTGTTTATtacattatttttctgtttttttttttttctttctgaattTTGAATTGGACAACGAAGGTAAAAGATTAGGCAAACATTGAAGTCTTAAAACTCGGTTATCatgaatttatttttctctttctcttcttctaaaGAATTTTTGTTTCTCATATTTGAACATTAAAGtcatttttatgttattttctttatggGAAAGGTTTTCATGCACGACCACATTAGAGGTAACAATCTT includes these proteins:
- the LOC122642462 gene encoding cytochrome b561 and DOMON domain-containing protein At2g04850 — protein: MEDNSQLTTMVMLLLLLLFLSESKMATAAHCTTITPTKTYQKCMTLPTQEASIAWTFYPHNATLDLVFFGNFISPSGWVAWGINPSTPEMTGTRALIAFPDPNSGVIIVLPYILDPTVKLQRSPLLSHTLDTHLLSSSAALFSGRTATVHDGASVQIYATLKLVPNKTKIHHVWNRGLYVQGYSPTIHPTTANDLSSVATIDVLSGAASARHNDIKTLKTVHGILNAVTWGFLLPVGVVTARYLRHINALGPAWFYAHAGIQLSAFLIGTAGFAIGVRLGALSPGVEYGIHRKLGFAAFCLASLQTLALLFRPKTTNKFRKYWKSYHHFVGYGCVVLGVVNVFQGFDVMGISRSYAKLGYCLALSTLIGVCIALEVNGWVVFCRKSKEEKMRREGLVGTLEKDNASHN